A DNA window from Cutaneotrichosporon cavernicola HIS019 DNA, chromosome: 2 contains the following coding sequences:
- a CDS encoding uncharacterized protein (ABC transporter) has translation MSQVSLRDSGRSIGDHDASGSTVVSTAVHSRSPSFTNKEHSPIPKELSDTATIAEEVSAFETDLKNYQAGLATRGIPPTRDLSLAWDHLSVRGIGGADDVVFAPDLGSIFMPWTVVKQKKRTERLMAALREKQPVAGQDTMSYQKGMPIPKKGEPGLRKGERYLLKDFNGLLRPGEMMLVVGRPGSGCTTFLKSLAGLTSSYAGTEGGVYYGALEAGSKAMRPLRADVSFNSEEDLHDPNLLVGRTMDFALRNETPAPAARPLGDNGKPISAKEYQDKTKHDLLRAFGIEHTLNTKVGDQYVRGVSGGERKRVSLAEVLTTNAQIQCWDNATRGLDASTALGFARVCRTLSDVTNRINVVSLYQAGNGIYNLFDKVTVIAEGRLLYYGPRAEARPYFEALGFEHMEGANTADYLTAVTALNERQIIPGFEGRVPSTAAEFAHIYQNSDVARRMRAQVDAYLADKPLRDAETASAREWDALVKAKGTIKSLPQKVSFLAQIKAAAIKDAQQRWGDQWSLWARQATTLIQALFNGSVYYALPHTTAGLFLRGGLLFMLVLFPIILSFADVQSAFVGRSVLAKHKAYSMYRTSAVLAAQTLVDLPIFFVQIFLYVLVSYFMAKLKMDGGLFWIAFLFSWLSALSMTTLFRTIGYAFDTYNDASKISGTVFTLFVLYGGFVVYQPSMHPWFSWIRWLNPTYYALEPLLSGELENLDLYCSPPQLAPYGPGYDGMPQSCAIVGSSPGSTMVSGTVYSHQALEFFTSHRWRNFGIIIALWMAFLVLGMFFLERLPAAGSTQGVTLYKRGGGGAFIKAAQKNGTLPRDEEEGGEAAVTTEKPHGADTGVDEITGSGTTFTWKDINYTVRHEGKDLQLLRNISGYCKAGTITALMGSSGAGKTTLMDVLAARKSEGEITGEVLLNGSPLPISFQRTTGYCEQLDVHLPQSTVREALEFSALLRQPRQYSDKEKLAYVDTIIELLELQDLEDAIIGQPGAGLGVEQRKRLTIGVELVARPTLLFLDEPTSGLDGQSSFLIVQFMQKLAAAGQSIVCVIHQPSAALFAGFDNLLLLKAGGRTVFFGAVKDVPDYFSRNGVEWPKDVNPAEFMIDVVSGDLSKGRDWHEVWLASPERDQMMSDIEIVNEEAARNATTTEEDNHRFASSFWTQLRVVVHRCNVQLYRDTEYVMNKFMLHIMTGLIVGFTFWKIDNSFAGLKDKVFSIFQFVFVAPGVIVQTQPKFIANRDIFEKRERKSMLYSWKVFVLGEIIAEWPYLVICALLYWATWYPTSGFSMAAGAAGPVFLVMVFYEFLYTGMGQFIAAYAPNAVFAAMVLPLFISILVTFAGIMIPYPAITAFWRYWLYYLDPFTYLMQGLLTFPIWNEPVQCKSFEYGYLDPPAGQTCGQYFESFLQHATGYVNNPDATSGCEYCGYSKGSEYLASLNITRYIDGWKGALITLLFVISSYAFVFLLLKLRSKATKTASN, from the exons ATGAGTCAAGTCTCGCTTCGAGACAGCGGACGCTCAATAGGAGATCACGATGCGTCAGGCTCGACCGTCGTGAGCACTGCTGTACACAGTCGCTCTCCAAGCTTTACAAACAAGGAGCACAGCCCAATCCCAAAGGAACTTTCCGACACGGCCACTATTGCAGAGGAAGTCTCCGCTTTTGAGACAGATCTCAAG AATTACCAGGCTGGCCTCGCCACACGAGGCATCCCACCCACCCGTGACCTCTCGCTGGCATGGGACCACCTCTCAGTGCGTGGcatcggcggcgcggacgacgtcgtcttcgCCCCAGACCTCGGGAGCATCTTCATGCCATGGACGGTCGTCAagcagaagaagaggacggAGCGGCTCATGgccgcgctgcgcgagaAGCAGCCCGTCGCCGGCCAAGACACCATGAGCTACCAGAAGGGCATGCCTATCCcgaagaagggcgagcCTGGTCtgcgcaagggcgagcgcTACCTCCTCAAGGACTTTAACGGGTTGCTCAGGCCCGGAGAGATGATGCTCGTTGTCGGCCGCCCTGGATCAGGATGTACGACGTTCCTCAAGTCGCTCGCGGGCTTGACATCGAGTTATGCGGGCACCGAGGGCGGCGTGTACTATGGCGCACTTGAGGCTGGGTCCAAGGCAATGCGGCCGCTTCGGGCAGATGTGTCGTTCAACTCGGAGGAGGACTTACATGACCCCAACCTCCTGGTTGGGCGGACGATGGACTTTGCGCTCCGCAACGAGACCCCTGCGCCGGCTGCTCGGCCTCTCGGCGACAACGGCAAGCCCATCAGCGCCAAGGAATACCAGGACAAGACAAAGcacgacctcctccgcgcgtTTGGTATCGAGCACACGCTCAACACAAAGGTTGGCGACCAGTATGTCCGCGGTGTCTCGGGTGGCGAGCGCAAACGTgtctcgctcgccgaggtcctcaCGACCAACGCTCAGATCCAGTGCTGGGACAATGCGACTCGTGGTCTCGACGCATCGACCGCACTCGGATTCGCGCGCGTCTGCCGCACTCTCTCCGACGTGACAAACCGCATCAACGTCGTCTCACTCTACCAGGCCGGTAACGGAATCTACAACCTCTTCGACAAGGTGACTGTTATCGCCGAGGGTCGCCTCCTTTACTATGGCCCGCGTGCCGAGGCACGCCCGTACTTTGAGGCCCTCGGTTTCGAGCACATGGAAGGCGCCAACACGGCCGACTACCTGACTGCCGTGACTGCGCTCAACGAGCGCCAGATCATCCCTGGCTTTGAGGGCCGTGTTCCCTCCACGGCTGCCGAATTTGCCCACATTTACCAAAAcagcgacgtcgcgcgtcgCATGCGCGCCCAAGTCGACGcgtacctcgccgacaagcCTTTGCGCGATGCGGAGACGGCCAGCGCGCGAGAGTGGGACGCtctcgtcaaggccaagggtACGATCAAGAGCCTGCCGCAAAAGGTGTCGTTCCTGGCCCagatcaaggccgccgccatcaAGGACGCCCAGCAGCGCTGGGGTGACCAGTGGTCACTTTGGGCTCGCCAAGCTACGACTCTCATCCAGGCCTTGTTCAACGGCTCAGTGTACTATGCTCTTCCCCATACTACGGCCGGACTGTTCCTTCGTGGTGGTCTGCTTTTCatgctcgtcctcttcccgATCATCCTGTCTTTCGCCGACGTTCAGTCGGCGTTCGTCGGCCGctccgtcctcgccaagcacAAGGCTTATTCCATGTACCGCACCAGCGCCGTGCTCGCGGCGCAGACACTTGTCGACCTGCCGATCTTCTTCGTCCAGATCTTCCTCTACGTCCTCGTCTCCTACTTTatggccaagctcaagatGGACGGCGGCCTCTTCTGGAtcgccttcctcttctcATGGCTGTCGGCACTGTCCATGACCACCCTCTTCCGCACGATCGGCTACGCTTTCGACACCTACAACGACGCGTCCAAGATCTCGGGTACCGTGTTCACGCTGTTTGTGCTGTACGGCGGCTTTGTCGTCTACCAGCCATCCATGCACCCCTGGTTCTCGTGGATCCGCTGGCTCAACCCGACGTACTATGCACTCGAGCCCCTCCTCTCGGGCGAGCTTGAGAACCTCGACCTTTATTGCTCGCCGCCCCAGCTGGCTCCCTACGGCCCGGGCTACGACGGCATGCCTCAGTCGTGCGCGATCGTCGGCAGCTCTCCCGGCTCTACAATGGTCAGCGGCACTGTGTACTCGCACCAGGCACTCGAGTTTTTTACTTCCCATCGCTGGCGCAACTTTGGCATCATCATCGCTCTCTGGATGGCATTCCTCGTTCTCGGCATGTtcttcctcgagcgtcttCCCGCTGCTGGTAGCACGCAGGGAGTGACGCTGTACAagcgcggtggcggtggtgcgTTCATCAAGGCTGCCCAGAAGAACGGCACCCTCCCacgagacgaggaggagggcggcgaggccgcTGTCACGACCGAGAAGCCGCACGGTGCGGATACTGGCGTGGATGAGATTACCGGCAGCGGCACCACGTTCACCTGGAAGGACATCAACTACACTGTGCGGcacgagggcaaggacctCCAGCTTCTCCGGAACATTAGCGGTTACTGCAAGGCCGGCACGATTACTGCACTCATGGGCTCGTCTGGCGCTGGCAAGACTACGCTCATGGACGTCCTGGCTGCGCGTAAGAGTGAGGGCGAGATCACTGGCGAGGTGCTGCTCAACGGCTCGCCGCTGCCTATCTCGTTCCAGCGTACCACCGGCTACTGTGAGCAGTTGGATGTGCACCTCCCCCAGTCGACTGTGCGtgaggcgctcgagttCTCTGCGCTCCTCCGTCAGCCCCGCCAATACTCGGACAAGGAGAAACTCGCGTACGTCGACACGATcatcgagctcctcgaactccaggacctcgaggatgcCATCATCGGCCAGCCCGGTGCCGGTCTGGGTGTCGAGCAGCGCAAGCGCCTCACTATCggtgtcgagctcgtggcCCGCCCCACCCTTCTGTTCCTGGACGAGCCGACTTCGGGTCTCGACGGCCAgtcctccttcctcatcgtccaGTTCATGCAGAAGCTCGCGGCAGCTGGCCAGTCCATCGTATGTGTCATTCACCAGCCCAGCGCCGCTCTCTTCGCTGGCTTTGAcaacctccttctcctcaagGCTGGTGGGCGTACGGTCTTCTTCGGTGCAGTCAAGGATGTTCCCGACTACTTTTCGCGCAACGGCGTTGAATGGCCCAAAGACGTCAACCCCGCCGAGTTTATGATCGACGTTGTTTCCGGCGACCTGAGCAAGGGCCGCGACTGGCACGAGGTCTGGCTGGCGAGCCCGGAGCGTGACCAGATGATGAGCGACATTGAGATTGTCAACGAGGAAGCCGCTCGCAATGCCACcacgaccgaggaggacaacCACCGCTTTGCGTCTAGTTTCTGGACCCAGCTCCGCGTCGTTGTCCACCGCTGCAACGTCCAGCTGTACCGCGACACGGAATACGTCATGAACAAG TTTATGCTTCACATCATGACGGGTCTGATTGTCGGCTTTACCTTTTGGAAGATTGACAACTCGTTTGCCGgcctcaaggacaaggtgTTCAGCATCTTCCA ATTCGTCTTTGTCGCGCCTGGAGTCATCGTCCAGACGCAGCCCAAGTTTATCGCCAACCGCGACATCTTTGAGAAACGCGAGCGCAAGTCGATGCTCTACTCGTGGAAGGTCTTTGTGCTGGGCGAGATCATTGCCGAGTGGCCATACCTCGTCATCTGTGCCTTGCTCTACTGGGCGACGTGGTACCCCACCTCGGGCTTCTCGATGGCAGCTGGTGCGGCCGGCCCCGTCTTCCTAGTCATGGTCTTTTACGAATTCCTCTACACGGGTATGGGTCAGTTCATTGCGGCCTACGCTCCCAATGCCGTCTTTGCCGCCATGGTTCTCCCGCTCTTCATCTCGATCCTCGTCACATTTGCCGGTATCATGATCCCATACCCTGCAATCACGGCGTTCTGGCGGTACTGGCTCTACTACCTCGACCCATTCACATACCTCATGCAGGGCCTGCTCACGTTCCCGATCTGGAACGAGCCGGTCCAGTGCAAGAGCTTTGAGTATGGATACCTCGACCCTCCAGCTGGCCAGACGTGTGGACAATACTTTGAGTCGTTCCTCCAGCACGCGACTGGGTACGTCAACAACCCCGACGCCACGAGTGGATGCGAGTACTGCGGATACTCGAAGGGATCAGAGTACCTGGCCTCGTTGAACATTACGCGCTACATTGATGGGTGGAAGGGAGCGCTCATTACGCTCCTGTTTGTCATCTCGTCATACGCCTTtgtcttcctcctcctcaagctgCGTTCCAAGGCCACCAAGACGGCCAGCAACTAG
- a CDS encoding uncharacterized protein (Protein of unknown function (DUF3224)) — MKVTLHLKNEITMTPLALNTGWKVLTITKTNEFVGDAVGSGASAYVSVEMPEGWQRFEGQIYFTGTLFGKAGGFVIASYRGRMADKVTAEWEIVPGSGTNELAGIRGNGPYLAFPPYAEGKCEMDVEFE; from the exons ATGAAAG TCACACTGCACCTCAAGAACGAAATCACGATGACCCCTCTGGCCCTAAACACCGGGTGGAAGGTGTTGACGATAACGAAAACCAACGAGTTTGTCGGCGACGCAGTGGGGTCCGGAGCGAGCGCCTACGTCTCGGTCGAGATGCCCGAGGGATGGCAGCGGTTCG AGGGCCAGATCTACTTCACCGGCACGTTGTTTGGCAAGGCTGGCGGATTCGTCATTGCCTCGTACCGCGGTCGCATGGCCGACAAAGTCACCGCAGAGTGGGAGATCGTGCCGGGATCTGGCAC GAACGAACTCGCTGGTATTCGCGGGAACGGGCCATACCTCGCCTTCCCGCCCTATGCCGAGGGCAAGTGcgagatggacgtcgaGTTTGAGTAG
- a CDS encoding uncharacterized protein (ferric reductase transmembrane component) has translation MDYLLPRGPPTVPPPDLQINNASVADQEWQLKFVTIWASVLAFSTLVSIPWVIRAARQKRLYAGAAIRESNVRQAEKASSPLPPPPRKNGFVSTLYAIGQSVALYTPPLPWRRSGKRALFALSLAQMALVAALLAAAIACWTTGADLKTNSNRAGYLALAHLPLLILLAIKTPLPIPVFLPSLSYEHYNFLHRWAGRSVWLAATVHMSCWLNQYISTGQWDQVWKSKTVRGMIAYGMLCMVAITSLKPVRRRFYQVFWAAHIVFFVGFFAAVCYHTSYAFPWVYVCVALYAYDHFARLMRYRLKDATLVPVDSTLTMIHIPDCDSGWLPTQHVFLRVLRGAGIFEAHPFTITNAPPDALSGNPRGIVLYAKVAGDWTRRLHSMAGEHALEEGDEYELREALMQSNEGKRGYGADHPGRRVTVMLDGPYGGLKLDLSAYESALVVAGGSGVTFLLGAIEEIFTWRQKGQGPSKIVAAWAVRDLSTIEAIAPTMTRLHELALSLDTDLSYALYLTDPPATLPPALSLVPSATLTPCRPDVSQLVRDALPSSVSLENDKLGGGLAVIAAGPEGIVTEARNAVAGISVSERLRAGGICFHDEVYAL, from the exons ATGGACTACCTCCTCCCTCGAGGGCCTCCAACGGTCCCACCTCCAGATCTCCAG atcAACAA CGCGAGCGTGGCTGACCAGGAATGGCAGCTCAAATTCGTGACCATCTGGGCCTCAGTATTGGCGTTCAGCACGCTGGTTTCCATTCCATGGGTTATCCGTGCCGCTAGGCAGAAACGGTTATACGCTGGTGCCGCCATCCGGGAAAGCAACGTACGCCAAGCGGAGAAGGCTTCCtcacccctccctcctcctccacggAAGAACGGTTTCGTCAGCACACTTTACGCGATCGGACAAAGCGTAGCGCTGTAcactcctcccctcccatGGCGGAGGAGTGGCAAGCGCGCGCTCTTCGCACTCTCTCTCGCACAGATGGCGCTCGTGGCCGCACTCCTGGCGGCCGCGATCGCGTGTTGGACCACTGGTGCGGACCTGAAGACTAACTCGAACCGCGCCGGATACCTCGCGCTGgcccaccttcccctcctcatcctgcTGGCCATCAAGACCCCGCTCCCGATCCccgtcttcctcccctccctcaGCTACGAGCACTACAATTTCTTGCACCGCTGGGCTGGGCGGAGTGTGTGGCTCGCTGCGACAGTACACATGTCGTGCTGGCTCAACCAGTACATTTCGACCGGGCAGTGGGACCAGGTGTGGAAGAGCAAAACCGTGCGCGGGATGATTGCGTACGGAATGCTCTGCATGGTGGCTATCACGAGTCTCAAGCCTGTGCGCAGGCGGTTCTATCAGGTGTTCTGGGCGGCCCA catcGTCTTCTTCGTTGGCTTCTTTGCGGCAGTGTGCTACCACACCTCGTACGCGTTCCCATGGGTCTACGTCTGCGTCGCACTTTACGCCTACGA CCACTTCGCGCGCCTCATGCGCTACCgcctcaaggacgcgaCCCTCGTCCCTGTTGactcgacgttgacgatGATCCACATTCCCGACTGTGACTCTGGCTGGCTCCCGACGCAGCATGTGTTCCTTCGTGTTCtccgcggcgcgggcatCTTCGAGGCACATCCGTTCACGATCACGAATGCGCCGCCCGACGCGCTCTCTGGCAACCCCCGCGGCATCGTACTGTACGCCAAGGTGGCGGGAGATTggacgcgccgcctgcACAGCATGGCGGGAGAGCACgctctcgaggagggcgacgagtacgagctgcgcgaggctCTCATGCAGAGCAACGAGGGGAAGCGGGGATACGGCGCTGATCACCCCGGTCGCCGAGTGACCGTCATGCTCGACGGGCCGTATGGCGGGCTCAAGCTGGACTTGAGCGCGTACGAGAGTGCGCTCGTCGTGGCTGGCGGATCGGgcgtcaccttccttctcggcgCGATCGAGGAGATCTTCACCTGGCGTCAGAAGGGGCAGGGGCCGAGCAAAATCGTGGCCGCGTGGGCCGTGCGTGACCTGT CGACGATCGAGGCCATTGCGCCGACCATGACGAGACTGCACGAGCTTGCACTCTCCTTGGACACGGACCTGAGCTACGCCCTCTACCTCACGGACCCACCCGCAACGCTACCGCCGGCCTTGTCCCTCGTGCCGTCCGCCACTCTCACACCCTGCCGGCCCGACGTGTCGCAACTtgtgcgcgacgcgctgccCAGCTCTGTTTCCTTGGAGAACGACAAGCTTGGCGGGGGGCTCGCGGTCATCGCTGCTGGACCTGAGGGGATTGTGACGGAGGCGCGTAATGCCGTGGCGGGCATCAGCGTGTCTGAGCGCCTGAGGGCTGGGGGAATCTGCTTCCACGATGAGGTGTATGCGCTATAG